A genomic region of Cannabis sativa cultivar Pink pepper isolate KNU-18-1 chromosome 1, ASM2916894v1, whole genome shotgun sequence contains the following coding sequences:
- the LOC115707759 gene encoding peroxidase 42 isoform X2 produces the protein MGSKALFFFALLSFSALSCLIKTSSASDNQNEQDPGLVMNFYKDSCPQAEDIIKEQVRLLYKRHKNTAFSWLRNIFHDCAVQSCDASLLLDSTRRSLSEKEMDRSFGMRNFRYIETIKEAVERECPGVVSCSDILVLSARDGIASVRGPYIPLKTGRRDGRRSRAEILEQYLPDHNESMSVVLDRFASMGIDTPGLVALLGSHSVGRTHCVKLVHRLYPEVDPALNPDHVEHMLYKCPDSIPDPKAVQYVRNDRGTPMILDNNYYRNILDNKGLLQVDHQLATDKRTKPYVKKMAKSQAYFFKEFSRAIKILSENNPLTGTKGEIRKQCNLVNKLH, from the exons ATGGGTTCCAAAGCTCTCTTCTTCTTCGCTTTACTATCTTTCTCAGCACTTTCATGTCTCATCAAAACCTCTTCCGCCTCTGATAATCAAAATGAGCAAGACCCAGGTCTTGTCATGAACTTTTACAAGGATTCATGTCCTCAAGCTGAAGATATCATCAAAGAACAAGTCAGACTCTTATACAAGCGCCACAAGAACACTGCTTTCTCTTGGCTCAGAAACATTTTTCATGACTGTGCTGTTCAG TCGTGTGATGCTTCATTGCTGCTGGACTCAACAAGGAGATCCTTGTCTGAGAAAGAAATGGATAGAAGCTTTGGGATGAGAAATTTTAGGTACATTGAGACCATTAAAGAAGCTGTGGAGAGAGAATGCCCTGGCGTAGTTTCATGCTCTGATATTCTTGTGCTCTCTGCTAGAGATGGCATAGCTTCGGTCA GAGGACCTTACATTCCTCTGAAAACTGGAAGAAGAGATGGTCGTAGAAGCAGAGCAGAGATCCTCGAGCAGTACCTTCCTGACCACAACGAAAGCATGTCCGTTGTTCTTGACAGGTTCGCCTCCATGGGCATTGACACCCCTGGCCTCGTTGCTTTACTAG GGTCTCACAGTGTGGGGCGAACCCACTGCGTGAAATTGGTGCACCGTTTGTACCCTGAAGTGGACCCAGCACTGAACCCAGACCACGTAGAGCACATGCTATACAAGTGCCCAGACTCCATTCCAGACCCAAAAGCGGTGCAGTACGTGAGGAATGACAGGGGTACGCCCATGATTCTTGACAACAATTACTACAGGAACATATTGGACAACAAGGGGCTTCTTCAAGTGGATCATCAATTGGCCACTGATAAGAGGACCAAGCCATATGTGAAGAAGATGGCCAAGAGCCAAGCCTACTTCTTCAAAGAGTTCTCTAGAGCCATCAAAATTCTCTCCGAGAATAACCCTCTAACTGGTACCAAGGGTGAGATTAGAAAGCAGTGTAATCTTGTCAACAAGCTCCATTGA
- the LOC115707759 gene encoding peroxidase 42 isoform X1 has product MGSKALFFFALLSFSALSCLIKTSSASDNQNEQDPGLVMNFYKDSCPQAEDIIKEQVRLLYKRHKNTAFSWLRNIFHDCAVQSCDASLLLDSTRRSLSEKEMDRSFGMRNFRYIETIKEAVERECPGVVSCSDILVLSARDGIASLGGPYIPLKTGRRDGRRSRAEILEQYLPDHNESMSVVLDRFASMGIDTPGLVALLGSHSVGRTHCVKLVHRLYPEVDPALNPDHVEHMLYKCPDSIPDPKAVQYVRNDRGTPMILDNNYYRNILDNKGLLQVDHQLATDKRTKPYVKKMAKSQAYFFKEFSRAIKILSENNPLTGTKGEIRKQCNLVNKLH; this is encoded by the exons ATGGGTTCCAAAGCTCTCTTCTTCTTCGCTTTACTATCTTTCTCAGCACTTTCATGTCTCATCAAAACCTCTTCCGCCTCTGATAATCAAAATGAGCAAGACCCAGGTCTTGTCATGAACTTTTACAAGGATTCATGTCCTCAAGCTGAAGATATCATCAAAGAACAAGTCAGACTCTTATACAAGCGCCACAAGAACACTGCTTTCTCTTGGCTCAGAAACATTTTTCATGACTGTGCTGTTCAG TCGTGTGATGCTTCATTGCTGCTGGACTCAACAAGGAGATCCTTGTCTGAGAAAGAAATGGATAGAAGCTTTGGGATGAGAAATTTTAGGTACATTGAGACCATTAAAGAAGCTGTGGAGAGAGAATGCCCTGGCGTAGTTTCATGCTCTGATATTCTTGTGCTCTCTGCTAGAGATGGCATAGCTTCG CTAGGAGGACCTTACATTCCTCTGAAAACTGGAAGAAGAGATGGTCGTAGAAGCAGAGCAGAGATCCTCGAGCAGTACCTTCCTGACCACAACGAAAGCATGTCCGTTGTTCTTGACAGGTTCGCCTCCATGGGCATTGACACCCCTGGCCTCGTTGCTTTACTAG GGTCTCACAGTGTGGGGCGAACCCACTGCGTGAAATTGGTGCACCGTTTGTACCCTGAAGTGGACCCAGCACTGAACCCAGACCACGTAGAGCACATGCTATACAAGTGCCCAGACTCCATTCCAGACCCAAAAGCGGTGCAGTACGTGAGGAATGACAGGGGTACGCCCATGATTCTTGACAACAATTACTACAGGAACATATTGGACAACAAGGGGCTTCTTCAAGTGGATCATCAATTGGCCACTGATAAGAGGACCAAGCCATATGTGAAGAAGATGGCCAAGAGCCAAGCCTACTTCTTCAAAGAGTTCTCTAGAGCCATCAAAATTCTCTCCGAGAATAACCCTCTAACTGGTACCAAGGGTGAGATTAGAAAGCAGTGTAATCTTGTCAACAAGCTCCATTGA